The proteins below are encoded in one region of Brienomyrus brachyistius isolate T26 unplaced genomic scaffold, BBRACH_0.4 scaffold36, whole genome shotgun sequence:
- the LOC125721958 gene encoding stonustoxin subunit beta-like, which yields MSILGIKYSCQLTLDPNTANSRLSLSGGNRKVTWGAEQPYPDHPERFDRWSQVLWRESLTGRCYWEAEWSGNGAWIAVTYKEIRRKGESDCGLGFNDKSWSLYCNTNSYSVLHNNKQTLIPIRPSGSHRVGVYLDWGAGALSFYRVSSDGLTPLYSFTSSFTEPLNPEFWVYPNSPVSLCMLG from the exons atgagtatattgggaataaaat actcctgccagctgacgctggaccccaacacagcaaacagccgcctgtctctgtcaggggggaacaggaaggtgacatggggggcagagcagccatatcctgatcatccagagagatttgacagatggagccaagttctgtggagagagagtctgactggtcgctgttactgggaggctgagtggagtggaaatggagcctggatagcagtgacttataaagagatcaggaggaaaggagagagtgactgtgggcttggattcaatgacaagtcatggagtctgtactgtaatactaacagttactctgtcctgcacaataataaacagactctcatacccatacggccctcaggctcccacagagtaggagtgtatctggactggggggctggtgctctgtccttctacagagtctcctctgatggactgacccccctgtacagcttcacctcctcattcactgaacccctcaaTCCAGAGTTTTGGGTTTATccaaactcccccgtgtcgctgtgcatgctgggatag